One stretch of Bacteroidales bacterium DNA includes these proteins:
- the gyrA gene encoding DNA gyrase subunit A codes for MAEGERIIQINIEEEMKSAYIDYSMSVIVSRALPDVRDGLKPVHRRVLFGMSELGVLSGKPFKKSARIVGEVLGKYHPHGDTSVYDAMVRMAQEWSLRYPFVDGQGNFGSVDGDSPAAMRYTEARLTKIAEETLADLEKNTVDFRLNFDDSLEEPTVLPTKIPTLLVNGSSGIAVGMATNMAPHNLREVVDAICATIDNPEITIDELLKYVKGPDFPTGAIIYGYQGVKESYHTGKGRVVIRSKTEIEQTESGRSKIIVTEIPYMVNKSEMIRRIADLINEKKLEGISYINDESDRQGTRVVMILKKEAVANVVLNNLYKHSQLQSSFAINNIALVDGRPKVLNLKDLIVLFIKHRHNVIIRRTQFELDQAEKRAHILEGLLIAIDHIDEVIALIRAAETPDIARESLMTRFGLSDIQSRAIIDMRLRSLTGLERDKVKEEYNELLNQIAFLKNILSDTALQMKIIKDEMLYIKEKYGDDRRTEIIPNAEEFNPEDFYADEEVVITISRLGYIKRTPLTEYRTQARGGVGTKGSNTRDEDFIEHLYTASMHNTMLFFTEKGKCFWLKVYDIPEGSKTSKGRAIQNMLNIESDDNVKAYLNVKKLTDTEYIQNNYIILCTKKGIIKKTSLEAYSRPRQNGVNAITIKDGDQLLEACLTNGTCHVLIAAKDGKAIRFPEKLVRPIGRTGSGVRAISIKQTDEVIGMVCVTDTEQKDILVVSEMGYGKRSKLDDYRITNRGGKGVKTLNITPKTGNLIAIKGVTDNNDLMIINRSGITIRLSVTKMRITGRATQGVRLINLKNNDAIAAVANVESSDEKIGDEFDNVSENIISELE; via the coding sequence ATGGCTGAAGGAGAAAGAATTATTCAGATCAACATCGAAGAGGAGATGAAATCTGCCTACATTGACTACTCAATGTCGGTAATTGTTTCAAGAGCTCTACCCGATGTGAGGGATGGGTTAAAACCAGTACACAGAAGGGTACTTTTCGGTATGTCTGAGCTTGGAGTTTTATCAGGTAAACCCTTTAAAAAATCGGCTCGTATAGTAGGTGAGGTTTTAGGAAAATATCACCCCCATGGTGATACTTCTGTGTATGATGCCATGGTTAGAATGGCTCAGGAATGGTCATTAAGATACCCTTTTGTTGATGGACAGGGTAACTTTGGTTCTGTTGACGGGGATAGCCCTGCAGCCATGCGTTATACTGAAGCTCGGTTAACTAAGATTGCAGAAGAAACTCTAGCAGATCTTGAAAAAAATACAGTCGATTTCAGATTGAACTTTGATGATTCACTCGAAGAACCAACTGTTTTACCAACTAAAATCCCAACCCTTTTAGTAAATGGTTCATCTGGAATAGCAGTTGGTATGGCAACAAACATGGCTCCTCACAATTTAAGGGAGGTTGTTGATGCAATTTGTGCAACCATCGATAATCCCGAAATAACCATTGATGAACTATTGAAGTACGTCAAAGGTCCTGATTTTCCAACAGGAGCTATTATCTATGGTTATCAAGGTGTTAAGGAATCATACCATACTGGTAAGGGTAGAGTGGTAATCAGATCTAAAACTGAAATTGAACAAACCGAATCTGGTAGATCAAAGATTATTGTAACCGAAATACCCTATATGGTTAACAAATCTGAGATGATACGCAGGATTGCTGACTTGATTAACGAAAAGAAACTTGAGGGTATTAGCTATATAAACGATGAATCGGATCGTCAGGGTACTCGAGTTGTAATGATTCTTAAAAAAGAGGCTGTTGCAAATGTAGTTTTAAATAACCTTTATAAACATTCTCAACTACAATCCTCTTTCGCTATTAATAATATTGCCCTTGTTGATGGACGACCAAAAGTGTTGAACCTTAAGGATCTAATCGTTCTTTTTATTAAACATCGTCACAATGTTATTATTAGGAGAACACAATTCGAATTAGATCAAGCTGAAAAAAGAGCTCATATCCTCGAGGGTTTACTCATAGCTATCGATCATATAGATGAGGTTATAGCATTAATTCGTGCAGCTGAAACTCCAGATATAGCTCGCGAGAGTTTAATGACTCGTTTCGGACTCTCTGATATTCAGTCACGTGCAATTATAGATATGCGTTTGCGAAGCTTAACCGGCCTAGAACGCGACAAGGTAAAAGAAGAATATAATGAATTGCTAAATCAGATTGCTTTTTTAAAGAATATTCTTAGTGATACTGCTTTACAAATGAAGATTATTAAGGACGAAATGCTCTATATTAAAGAAAAATATGGAGATGATCGTAGAACCGAAATAATTCCAAATGCTGAAGAGTTCAATCCAGAAGATTTTTATGCTGATGAAGAGGTTGTAATTACGATATCTAGATTAGGTTACATAAAAAGAACACCATTAACTGAATATAGAACTCAGGCTAGGGGAGGAGTAGGTACTAAAGGAAGCAATACTAGAGATGAAGATTTTATTGAACATCTTTATACCGCTAGTATGCATAATACTATGCTTTTCTTTACTGAAAAGGGAAAGTGTTTTTGGCTTAAAGTCTACGATATCCCAGAAGGAAGTAAAACATCTAAAGGAAGAGCTATTCAGAATATGCTGAATATTGAGAGTGACGATAATGTGAAAGCATACCTGAATGTTAAAAAACTAACTGATACTGAGTATATTCAAAATAATTATATCATTCTTTGTACAAAAAAAGGTATAATTAAAAAGACTTCATTAGAGGCATATAGTAGACCAAGACAGAATGGAGTAAATGCTATTACTATTAAGGACGGTGATCAATTACTTGAGGCTTGTTTAACGAATGGCACTTGTCACGTTTTAATTGCAGCAAAAGATGGAAAAGCAATTAGATTCCCTGAAAAACTTGTGCGACCAATAGGAAGGACAGGAAGTGGAGTAAGAGCTATTTCCATTAAACAAACAGATGAAGTAATTGGTATGGTTTGTGTTACTGATACTGAACAAAAAGATATACTCGTTGTATCAGAAATGGGCTATGGTAAACGTTCTAAGCTAGATGACTATCGGATTACAAATAGGGGTGGGAAAGGAGTAAAAACCTTAAATATTACCCCCAAAACAGGTAATCTAATAGCAATTAAGGGTGTTACGGATAATAATGATTTGATGATTATCAATAGAAGCGGTATAACTATTAGACTTTCAGTAACTAAGATGAGAATTACAGGAAGAGCTACTCAAGGGGTTCGATTAATAAATCTCAAGAATAATGATGCAATTGCTGCAGTAGCAAATGTAGAATCATCTGATGAAAAAATTGGTGATGAGTTTGATAATGTATCTGAAAATATCATTTCAGAGCTTGAATAA
- a CDS encoding tetratricopeptide repeat protein: MKKFSIILLLIFGLNIVHAQVGVQVNFDQLKKKVEKSNADIENPKKNIKEGVWIDRAELMMEIYESHLYKSAIGADLATFKLLLGGQLKNSVQEEQDGSLVDKLITDRAIFYFANNKLEKWEILNPVIENPLAIAMESLNKAREIDVNGKKVKPLKENYIRLKELLISEGSNCYSFKKYACAYNSFNTVINIGMIPQLNQKDTAIYYYSALSAQLDGKNKEAVDLYKKAIELGYTSEGNAYSYLEQAYRSLGDNESGLPYLEQGFIKYPKNQNVLIALINYYINKNEDPNKVLTYIDKAIQDDPKNASLYFNKAAIYDKLSDFEKAAEIYQKSIECDPTFFDAYFNLGAIIYNKGVKYLEDANKVPAKELERYDALIAKANVEFKNALPYILKANEIKPTDKSTVETLKNIYFRYRTESDEMNKKYLEFKDKSEQLK; this comes from the coding sequence ATGAAAAAATTTTCAATCATCTTATTATTGATCTTCGGTTTGAATATTGTACATGCACAAGTCGGAGTTCAAGTTAACTTTGATCAACTTAAGAAAAAAGTTGAGAAGAGTAATGCTGATATAGAAAACCCTAAGAAAAACATCAAAGAAGGAGTTTGGATTGATAGAGCTGAATTAATGATGGAGATTTACGAATCACATCTTTATAAATCTGCGATAGGTGCAGATTTGGCAACTTTCAAACTTTTGTTAGGTGGACAGTTAAAGAATAGTGTTCAAGAGGAGCAAGATGGAAGTCTTGTTGATAAATTGATTACTGACCGTGCAATTTTTTATTTTGCTAACAATAAACTTGAAAAATGGGAAATACTTAATCCTGTAATTGAGAACCCTCTCGCTATTGCTATGGAAAGTCTTAATAAAGCAAGAGAAATTGATGTTAATGGAAAAAAGGTTAAACCTCTCAAAGAAAACTACATTAGATTAAAAGAATTGCTTATTTCAGAAGGCTCAAATTGCTATAGTTTTAAAAAATATGCATGTGCCTACAATAGTTTTAATACAGTTATTAACATTGGAATGATACCACAGTTAAATCAAAAAGATACTGCAATTTATTACTATTCAGCTCTTTCTGCACAATTAGATGGTAAGAACAAAGAAGCTGTTGATTTATATAAAAAAGCTATTGAATTAGGATATACCTCAGAAGGTAATGCATATTCGTACTTAGAGCAAGCATACAGATCGTTAGGTGATAATGAATCAGGATTACCTTATCTTGAACAAGGGTTTATTAAATATCCAAAGAATCAAAATGTTCTTATTGCTCTAATTAACTACTATATTAATAAAAATGAGGATCCCAATAAGGTGTTAACTTATATTGATAAGGCTATTCAAGATGATCCAAAAAATGCTTCATTATATTTTAATAAGGCCGCAATTTATGATAAGTTAAGTGATTTTGAAAAAGCTGCAGAGATATATCAAAAATCTATAGAGTGTGATCCTACCTTCTTTGATGCCTATTTTAATCTTGGTGCTATAATTTATAATAAGGGTGTAAAATATTTGGAAGATGCAAACAAAGTACCTGCCAAGGAACTTGAAAGGTATGACGCTTTAATTGCAAAAGCAAATGTAGAATTTAAAAATGCTTTACCATACATTCTTAAAGCCAATGAAATTAAGCCCACCGATAAATCTACTGTTGAAACATTAAAAAACATTTATTTTCGATATAGAACCGAAAGTGATGAGATGAATAAGAAATATTTAGAATTTAAAGATAAGTCGGAGCAGTTGAAGTAA